Genomic DNA from Patescibacteria group bacterium:
CAGCGATGCCACCGCGGTAATTAATTCCGAGCACCATATCAAGCGCGAGGCGGATGCCGATTTTACCGTGCGCAACATTGCCGACGCCGTTAGCATCCTTACCACGGTCACCAATGCTTTAAGCTTATTCTTAACGTCTATGGCCGCTATCGCTTTATTGGTAGGCGGCATCGGCATTTTAAATATTATGCTGGTTACCGTGGCGGAACGCACCCGTGAAATCGGCTTGCGCAAAGCCGTAGGCGCCTCAAATGCGGCAATCCTCCGGCAATTCTTGCTTGAAGCTGGACTGTTTACTTTAATCGGCGGTTTAATCGGCATAGTTCTGGGGGCGATAATTTCATATTTGATTTCTCTTTTAATGGATTATTTGGGTTATGATTGGGCTTATGTTATTTCCTTGACTTCAGTGGTTTTAGCTATCGGCGTTTCAATTTTAACCGGCGTGGTTTTCGGATTGTACCCGGCGCTTAAAGCCGCCCGGTTAAATCCGATAGATGCTTTAAGATATGAGTAAACTTTAAAAACTTTTTTAGAAAAAGTTTTTAATATTTTCAAAAAATATAAGGTATTAAGTTAAAATTTAATAGCGAGCAAAGCTCTACGGCCATTAAATTTTAACTTAATTATAGATATGCTTACTGCCTTCCGACAATCTATTAAATCTTTAATTACCAATCCGGTCCGTACCGTGTTGACAACTTTGGGCATCATAATCGGCATCGCCACGGTGATTTTGGTTTTATCGGCCGGCGAAGGCTTTCGCAGCTTAATTAATGATCAGGTAAAAACCTACGGCAGCAATACTTTATTCGCGGAGACGCGGGTTCCGCCAACCACAAAAAATCGTAATGCCAGCGCGGCCAGCGCGGACCTTAGCCGAGCGGCTTCAGCTGTGGCTATCACTACTTTGAAAAATCGCGATTTGGATGAAATTAAGCGCTTGCCCAACGTAGTGGGCGGTTATGGCATGGTAGTGGGGCAGAAAGTGGCCAGCTACCGTGATAATGCCAAAAGCATTTTATTTTATGGCGCTTCGGCCGACCGCTTTGATATTGATAAAGGCACCCTAAAACAAGGCAGATTTTATACCATGGCCGAAGAGGCGGGCGCGGCCCAGGTGGCAATTTTAGGCAGTAATTTAGCCTCCGATTTATTCGGCCAGGATGATCCGGAGGGAAAATTTTTCCGTTTGGACGATTTGAATTTCCAGGTAATAGGAGTTTATAATTCACGCGGCGGCCTGGGCGGAGGCGAAGACGATTCGCTCTATATTCCGTTAAATACCGCGCAGAAAAAAATATTGGGCATTAATTACGTGGTGGCGCTTGTCATTGAAATGAAAGATGCCAAGCTGGGCGATGCCACAGCCGAAGACGTTACAATGGTTTTACGCCGCAACCACAATATAACCGATCCGGCAAAAGATGATTTTGTCGTGCAAACCATGGCGCAAGCCATGGAAAGTTTTAATACTATTTTCAACGGCATCACGCTTTTGCTGATTGCCATCGCGGCCATCTCTTTAGTGGTGGGCGGGGTGGGCATCATGAATATCATGTATGTGTCCGTGACCGAGCGCACCTCGGAAATCGGCTTGAAAAAAGCCGTGGGCGCCAAACCAACCGATATTTTAAATGAATTTTTAATTGAATCGGTTTTGGTAACGCTTTTGGGCGGGGTAATC
This window encodes:
- a CDS encoding FtsX-like permease family protein, whose translation is SDATAVINSEHHIKREADADFTVRNIADAVSILTTVTNALSLFLTSMAAIALLVGGIGILNIMLVTVAERTREIGLRKAVGASNAAILRQFLLEAGLFTLIGGLIGIVLGAIISYLISLLMDYLGYDWAYVISLTSVVLAIGVSILTGVVFGLYPALKAARLNPIDALRYE
- a CDS encoding ABC transporter permease; this translates as MLTAFRQSIKSLITNPVRTVLTTLGIIIGIATVILVLSAGEGFRSLINDQVKTYGSNTLFAETRVPPTTKNRNASAASADLSRAASAVAITTLKNRDLDEIKRLPNVVGGYGMVVGQKVASYRDNAKSILFYGASADRFDIDKGTLKQGRFYTMAEEAGAAQVAILGSNLASDLFGQDDPEGKFFRLDDLNFQVIGVYNSRGGLGGGEDDSLYIPLNTAQKKILGINYVVALVIEMKDAKLGDATAEDVTMVLRRNHNITDPAKDDFVVQTMAQAMESFNTIFNGITLLLIAIAAISLVVGGVGIMNIMYVSVTERTSEIGLKKAVGAKPTDILNEFLIESVLVTLLGGVIGIALGSLLGALVAVIASANNLVWAFSVPLYAIALAFSVAAVLGIGFGVLPARAAAAMDPIEALRYE